A window of the Fulvia fulva chromosome 11, complete sequence genome harbors these coding sequences:
- a CDS encoding Tyrosine-protein phosphatase 1, translating into MAAATHKPNNAHLPHFLKQSRSQLHHKFVDLEWQQRKRLLEGTQKSGQNGESASQWSRLDSELVMNRNRYLNVEPFAQNRIKLKVAEGVSDYINASPIQLGKRRYIATQGPKDTSVNHFYRMVTSELKSPAVVVMLTQTHEAGREKCFQYYPLSKEESPLVIQQDELIGDGFEAEVELVHVKADDKTRSELRTLKVRTKTQDGQTQEKELRHLLFAGWPDFLVPEGDDRNALVELVRLSAALNQPASTKTNTHTNGSSFAADLASTDEENPRIIHCSAGVGRSGTFIALDYLLSLMFSGQLDNLPEGSDPIAETVDSLRQQRMMMVQGESQFNFLYEVMREQMAARAQGGVRDTVAGAVQNGRP; encoded by the exons ATGGCTGCAGCCACCCACAAGCCTAACAATGCGCATCTGCCACACTTCTTGAAACAGTCCCGATCGC AGCTGCACCACAAATTCGTCGATCTAGAATGGCAGCAACGCAAGCGCCTCCTCGAAGGCACGCAGAAGTCCGGGCAGAATGGCGAGTCTGCTTCGCAATGGTCGCGGCTCGATAGCGAGCTTGTCATGAATCGGAATCGATACCTGAACGTCGAGCCGTTTGCTCAGAACCGCATAAAGCTGAAGGTCGCCGAAGGTGTTTCCGATTACATCAATGCGTCGCCAATTCAGCTGGGAAAGAGAAGGTACATCGCGACGCAAGGGCCTAAGGATACGAGCGTGAACCACTTCTACCGTATGGTCACGAGTGAATTGAAGAGTCCGGCTGTGGTGGTCATGCTCACCCAGACACACGAGGCAGGACGGGAAAAGTGCTTCCAGTATTACCCGCTGAGTAAAGAGGAGTCGCCGTTGGTGATTCAGCAAGATGAGCTGATAGGAGACGGATTTGAGGCCGAGGTCGAGCTTGTACATGTCAAGGCCGACGATAAAACACGGAGTGAGCTACGGACGCTCAAAGTACGGACCAAAACGCAGGATGGACAAACACAGGAGAAGGAGTTACGGCATTTGCTCTTCGCCGGCTGGCCAGACTTCCTCGTGCCAGAAGGAGACGATCGCAATGCACTGGTCGAGCTTGTGCGACTCTCAGCGGCACTCAACCAGCCAGCCTCAACGAAAACCAACACCCACACGAACGGATCCTCCTTCGCAGCTGATCTTGCCTCTACCGATGAAGAGAATCCTCGCATCATTCACTGCTCAGCAGGTGTCGGACGCTCAGGAACCTTCATCGCCCTCGACTACCTTCTCAGCTTAATGTTCTCAGGACAGCTAGATAATCTCCCAGAAGGCAGCGATCCGATCGCGGAGACCGTGGATAGCCTACGGCAGCAGCGCATGATGATGGTGCAAGGAGAATCGCAGTTCAACTTCCTGTACGAAGTGATGCGGGAACAGATGGCTGCGCGGGCACAAGGTGGGGTGAGAGATACCGTGGCTGGTGCTGTGCAGAATGGCAGACCGTAG
- a CDS encoding Tripeptidyl aminopeptidase, which translates to MRSTISTLPLFLSIVAAASNGTAANNSTAASNNTAECNFSSIRWGLCDEAKVNGTLPMDCATLRVPLDYSDPASKATILLELARVPSAMQPSKGSIQFNFGGPGATGRGTLAAQAAVLRNLTGGQYDLIAFDPRGTGDTLPFLCVQDDVEATTVLQGQASSNTTEYGVGRIWARGTIDTARCQSTMNETGKYVNTPFGARDLMSVVDALNEDGMLRYWGLSYGTTLGATVAAMFPNRIDKLILDGVQNPHEYYHALADFEEWTDSDKVFAGIFSTCIDAGGDLCPLASLNLTGPELEGRTWHLLEQLKSRPIPIGQYLIDYPLLKGFIQQAIYGPAGWPGLVTMLSFLFTNQTAGLEAIATSLVPDSTTTPLDAIKLSQALLGIHCGDRTARAATLDDFQPTIDRLYNISTIMGDATIGTMSACAQWSIEPAERFQFPSSSSSPQIATSNPILIVGNTFDGHTPLISAYNVSETFEESVVMEVRGYGHASLGLPSSCTWRTVSEYFSAGTVPEVGRICEVEAEPYGNTTWADIFGVEVGGNGGGVSAGVPRMVRL; encoded by the exons ATGCGATCAACAATCTCAACACTTCCACTCTTCCTCAGCATCGTCGCTGCAGCCAGCAATGGCACAGCAGCCAACAATAGTACAGCAGCCAGCAACAACACAGCAGAATGTAACTTCAGCAGTATACGATGGGGCCTCTGCGACGAAGCGAAAGTGAACGGCACCTTACCGATGGATTGCGCAACGCTCAGGGTTCCTCTCGACTACAGCGATCCGGCCAGCAAGGCGACTATACTGCTTGAGCTCGCAAGAGTACCTTCTG CTATGCAACCCTCGAAAGGTAGCATTCAGTTCAATTTCGGAGGCCCAGGCGCAACGGGTCGGGGTACGCTGGCGGCACAAGCTGCTGTGTTGAGAAA TCTCACTGGTGGTCAATACGACCTTATCGCTTTCGACCCGCGCGGCACCGGCGACACCTTACCATTCCTCTGCGTCCAAGATGATGTCGAAGCCACAACAGTGCTCCAAGGTCAAGCCTCTTCAAACACCACCGAATATGGCGTCGGACGAATCTGGGCACGAGGCACAATCGACACCGCACGATGTCAATCAACCATGAACGAGACCGGCAAATACGTCAACACGCCCTTCGGTGCAAGAGACCTGATGAGCGTCGTGGACGCACTCAACGAAGACGGCATGCTCCGCTACTGGGGGCTCTCATACGGAACAACCCTTGGAGCCACAGTAGCCGCCATGTTTCCGAACAGAATCGACAAATTAATCCTCGACGGCGTCCAGAACCCCCACGAATACTACCACGCGCTCGCAGACTTTGAGGAATGGACAGATTCCGACAAAGTTTTCGCCGGGATCTTCTCCACCTGTATTGATGCAGGCGGTGACCTCTGTCCTCTCGCGAGTCTCAACCTCACGGGTCCCGAGCTCGAAGGAAGAACATGGCATCTGTTGGAGCAACTCAAGTCCCGCCCGATACCGATAGGCCAATACCTCATCGACTACCCCCTCCTGAAAGGTTTCATCCAACAAGCCATCTACGGTCCTGCTGGCTGGCCTGGTCTCGTCACTATGTTGAGCTTTCTCTTCACGAACCAGACTGCCGGTCTCGAAGCTATCGCTACATCCCTCGTTCCAGACAGCACCACGACACCTCTGGACGCCATCAAACTCTCTCAAGCCCTATTAGGGATCCACTGCGGCGATCGTACAGCTCGCGCAGCGACGCTGGATGATTTCCAACCTACTATCGACCGTCTGTACAACATCTCAACAATCATGGGCGACGCTACGATCGGCACTATGTCGGCATGTGCACAATGGTCTATCGAACCCGCTGAACGCTTCCAGTTCccctcctcctcctcttccccCCAAATCGCCACATCCAATCCTATCCTCATCGTCGGCAATACATTCGACGGACACACACCCCTCATATCCGCCTACAACGTCAGCGAAACATTCGAGGAGAGCGTAGTGATGGAGGTGAGGGGTTATGGTCATGCGAGCTTGGGATTGCCGAGTAGTTGTACGTGGAGGACTGTGAGTGAGTACTTTTCTGCGGGGACGGTACCAGAGGTGGGCAGGATTTGTGAGGTTGAGGCAGAGCCGTATGGGAATACTACGTGGGCGGACATTTTTGGGGTTGAGGTTGGGGGTAATGGGGGAGGGGTTAGTGCTGGGGTGCCGAGGATGGTGAGGCTGTGA
- a CDS encoding DNA ligase 3, whose product MSTPNKRRKKTHDQSSPRPPAVKSLDFFFGKQPATKELQHHGSNGQQSTWPVAEAEEHLYGDGDDKEDLTDEQLARKLQAEWDEEARQDRTNVDASPKNNNNNNNNNNNNNNNNNAADVEAVVKDKVPDKSKSPDSSIPAEDGKEDATALASPANNAFAALRKKSTLSLQSAIADDDVISHDIPFDESPLTFDPQKYLPGLRKQWAAEGGMASYALLTHCFVLVNSTQSRIKIVDTLVNLIRTLIEGDPGSLLPAVWLATNSISPPYIDIELGLGGSAISKALKKVCGLDNSSLKTLYNKHGDAGDVAFEAKKRQSLTLRKPKPLTIKGVYESLHKIANAKGTGCQEVKQRIVERLVQDSRGAEESRYIVRTLVQHLRIGAVKTTMLIALSRAFLLSKPPNADFDIKSQADLRRLNKQDLAEVYSHPEELVKASFARRPNYNDLVPTLLEIGICDELVIRCGLAMHIPLRPMLGGITRDLGEMLTKLQGRDFSCEYKYDGQRAQVHCDENGKVTIFSRHLELMTEKYPDLVALVPKIRGEGVSSFILEGEVVAVDKESGNLKPFQILANRARKDVVIQSVKVDVCLFAFDLMYLNGEELLGRSFRERRSLLRSLFVEIPNTFTWVKSMDATSADGEAVSDFFKGALDIKCEGIMVKVLDNVPNPELQAEMDGDAGDEVPTTKPAAPSKAKKGKKSKAKASAQDAAEDNTEKKSGRRKALLSTYEPDKRLDSWLKVKKDYDTQTDTIDLIPVGAWHGQGRKNAWWSPILLACRNPETGSLEVVTKCISGFTDAFYKANRAKYDPDKGIDEEGSNIISRPSYVEYGGEPTVWFEPQEVWEMIFADITLSPTYTAAIGLVSEERGLSLRFPRFLKVREDKGIEEASTNQFLADLYSKQQARAPVAGAVVENVEEDE is encoded by the coding sequence ATGAGTACGCCGAACAAGCGGCGCAAGAAGACTCATGACCAATCCTCTCCTCGGCCTCCAGCTGTGAAGAGTTTGGACTTCTTCTTTGGCAAGCAGCCGGCTACGAAGGAGCTGCAGCACCATGGCAGCAATGGCCAGCAGAGTACGTGGCCAGTGGCAGAAGCAGAGGAGCATCTGTACGGCGATGGAGACGACAAAGAAGACTTGACAGACGAGCAACTGGCACGGAAGCTGCAGGCAGAATGGGATGAAGAGGCTAGGCAGGACAGGACGAATGTGGATGCATCCCCCAagaacaacaacaacaacaacaacaacaacaacaacaacaacaacaacaacaatgCTGCAGATGTGGAGGCTGTGGTGAAGGACAAAGTTCCCGATAAGTCAAAGTCGCCCGATAGTTCTATACCAGCCGAGGATGGAAAAGAAGACGCCACGGCGCTTGCATCTCCGGCCAACAACGCTTTCGCAGCATTGCGCAAGAAGAGCACCCTGTCCCTACAGTCAGCCATCGCCGACGACGATGTCATCTCCCACGATATCCCTTTCGACGAATCGCCGCTCACGTTCGACCCGCAGAAGTACCTACCAGGGTTAAGAAAGCAGTGGGCAGCCGAAGGTGGTATGGCATCCTACGCCTTGCTCACGCATTGCTTCGTCCTGGTCAACAGCACGCAGTCACGCATCAAGATTGTCGATACGCTGGTCAATCTGATTCGCACGTTGATCGAAGGTGATCCTGGGTCACTACTGCCTGCCGTCTGGCTGGCGACGAACTCCATATCTCCTCCGTACATCGACATCGAGCTGGGCTTGGGCGGGTCAGCAATATCAAAAGCATTGAAGAAGGTGTGCGGATTGGACAACTCATCGTTGAAGACGTTGTACAACAAGCATGGTGATGCCGGAGATGTCGCTTTCGAAGCAAAGAAGAGGCAGAGCTTGACCCTGCGCAAGCCGAAGCCGCTCACCATCAAAGGCGTGTACGAAAGTCTCCACAAGATCGCGAATGCCAAAGGGACTGGCTGCCAGGAAGTCAAGCAACGCATAGTCGAACGACTCGTACAAGACTCGAGAGGTGCAGAGGAGAGCAGATACATCGTACGGACACTCGTTCAACATCTTCGCATTGGAGCAGTCAAGACGACTATGCTTATTGCACTATCACGAGCGTTCTTGCTCTCGAAGCCTCCTAACGCAGACTTCGACATCAAGTCGCAAGCGGATCTACGCAGACTGAACAAGCAAGATCTGGCAGAGGTATATTCACACCCCGAGGAATTGGTGAAAGCCAGCTTTGCTCGAAGACCCAACTACAACGACCTGGTGCCAACACTCCTTGAGATTGGCATCTGCGACGAACTCGTGATTCGCTGTGGTCTGGCAATGCATATCCCACTTCGGCCTATGTTGGGTGGCATCACGAGAGATCTGGGCGAAATGCTCACAAAGCTGCAAGGCCGTGACTTTAGTTGCGAGTACAAATATGATGGCCAGCGAGCTCAAGTACACTGCGATGAAAATGGCAAGGTGACCATCTTCTCGAGACATCTTGAGCTCATGACTGAGAAGTACCCGGACCTGGTCGCCCTTGTCCCGAAGATTCGCGGCGAGGGTGTCAGCAGCTTCATCTTAGAGGGCGAGGTGGTCGCAGTCGACAAGGAATCTGGCAATCTCAAGCCGTTTCAGATCTTGGCCAACAGAGCACGGAAGGATGTAGTGATCCAAAGTGTCAAGGTTGACGTCTGTCTCTTCGCCTTCGATCTGATGTACCTCAACGGCGAAGAACTCCTTGGCCGGTCGTTCCGCGAGCGGCGAAGTCTGCTCAGAAGTCTGTTCGTAGAGATTCCAAACACGTTTACATGGGTCAAGAGCATGGATGCCACATCAGCGGACGGTGAAGCAGTCAGCGACTTCTTCAAAGGCGCGTTGGACATCAAATGCGAAGGCATCATGGTCAAAGTCCTGGACAATGTACCTAACCCAGAGCTACAGGCTGAGATGGATGGCGATGCAGGCGATGAAGTTCCTACTACAAAACCTGCCGCTCCATCAAAGGCGAAGAAAGGCAAAAAGTCGAAAGCGAAAGCCAGTGCACAGGATGCGGCCGAAGATAACACCGAGAAGAAAAGCGGCCGCCGAAAGGCTCTGCTCTCTACTTACGAACCCGACAAGCGTCTCGACTCCTGGCTCAAGGTCAAGAAAGACTACGATACCCAAACAGACACCATCGACCTAATCCCAGTCGGCGCATGGCACGGTCAAGGCCGGAAGAATGCCTGGTGGTCACCAATCCTGCTCGCATGTCGCAACCCAGAGACTGGCAGCCTCGAAGTAGTGACAAAATGCATTTCCGGTTTCACAGACGCCTTCTACAAAGCCAATCGAGCCAAGTACGACCCAGACAAGGGCATTGATGAAGAAGGCAGCAACATCATCAGCCGTCCGAGCTATGTCGAGTATGGAGGCGAGCCGACTGTGTGGTTCGAGCCACAAGAGGTGTGGGAGATGATTTTTGCGGACATTACACTCTCGCCTACTTATACTGCTGCCATTGGACTGGTTAGTGAGGAGAGGGGACTTTCGCTGCGCTTTCCGCGCTTTCTCAAGGTGAGGGAGGATAAGGGTATTGAGGAAGCTAGCACGAATCAGTTTCTGGCGGATTTGTACAGTAAACAGCAGGCGAGGGCGCCTGTGGCGGGAGCTGTGGTCGAAAATGTTGAAGAAGATGAATGA
- a CDS encoding Importin subunit beta-3 encodes MSLLPPEAHNQLVQLLQGLQATDNPTRTKAEEQLNTAWVAQRPDVLLMGLAEQMEGATDEGGTTDSTQTRSFAAVIFRRIATRTTKDASSGENKEVFLQLNNESKTAIRSKLLQCYANESKKSVRHKIADAVAEIARQYTDETIYAPDGSRDTWPDLLNALYQASQSPDANLRESAFRIFETTPGIIEKQHEDIIVAVFQKGIKDEDVNVRIATMTAFSSFFQSLNKKAQPKYYILIPDILSTLVPLKDDHESDLLTKALMAVIELAEVASKAFKGVFGPLVQICIQMIQDKELDDQARQNALELMATFADYNPKMCKQDKNYINDMVTQCLALMTDVGIDDHDAEEWNSQEDVDFDESDSNHVAGEQTMDRLANKIGGKDLLPPTFTWLPRMLQSAAWRDKHAALMCISAISEGCADIMEGELQQVLQLLMPTLTDAHPRVRWAACNALGQMSTDFKGTMQTKYHQLVLPALIETLTAPEPRVQSHAAAALVNFCEEAEKEILEPYLDRLLTNLMQLLRSPKRFVQEQALSTIATVADSAESTFGKWYPELMPALFSVLQEPNEKEKRLLRAKAMECATLIALAVGKERMGQDALNLVQVLGSVQANIVDDDDPQESYLLHCWGRMCRVLGQDFVPYLPTVMPPLMKLAQAKADIQLLDDEENVAQIEQEEGWELVPLKGKYIGIKTSTLDDKFMAIELITVYASNLEAGFAPYVTEIMDKVAISGLAFFFHDPVRVASAKAVPQLLNSFKVAYGVNSEQYLNLWKITIEKILEVLETEPAIETLAEMYQCFYEAVEVSGKDSLSNDHMATFITSAESVLKDYQQRVNERAEEANEREDGEEPGEDYEFAVEDDQTLLSDMNKAFHTIFKHQQQSFLPHWERLLNYYDLFVHSQDATQRQWALCILDDVLEFCGPASWNYYSYIAQPLVDGMRDDQAANRQAACYGVGVAAHKGGEPWAEFVAGSLPILFDVTRRPNARSDDDAFATENACASIAKVLHFNHSKVQNASEVVAGWIDTLPATNDEEAAPYAYAFLAQLIDDQQPAVMSRAADCFKFIAQALEAETLQGQMAQRIVAAGRKLIATAGLNADQLLNGLPPETQQTVRTLFG; translated from the exons ATGTCGCTGCTTCCTCCAGAGGCGCACAACCAGTTGGTGCAGCTCCTGCAAGGCCTACAGGCCACCGATAATCCCACGCGAACAAAGGCGGAAGAGCAGCTCAACACAGCATGGGTGGCACAGCGACCAGATGTCCTTCTCATGGGCCTCGCCGAGCAGATGGAGGGCGCAACTGATGAGGGC GGAACTACTGACTCGACTCAGACGCGATCCTTCGCCGCTGTCATCTTCCGCCGAATCGCGACTCGAACCACTAAAGACGCTTCATCTGGCGAAAACAAGGAAGTCTTTCTCCAGCTCAACAACGAGTCGAAGACTGCCATCCGATCGAAGTTGCTACAGTGCTACGCAAACGAGTCCAAGAAGTCGGTGCGCCACAAGATCGCGGATGCTGTGGCGGAGATTGCGAGACAGTACACGGATGAGACAATCTATG CTCCAGACGGTTCGCGAGACACTTGGCCCGACCTCCTCAATGCCCTCTACCAAGCAAGCCAATCACCCGATGCAAACCTACGCGAGTCCGCCTTCCGTATCTTCGAGACAACACCCGGCATCATCGAGAAGCAGCACGAGGACATCATTGTGGCCGTCTTCCAAAAGGGTATCAAGGACGAAGATGTCAACGTTCGAATCGCAACCATGACCGCCTTCTCTTCCTTCTTCCAATCGCTCAACAAGAAGGCGCAACCAAAGTACTACATCTTGATCCCAGACATTCTCAGCACCCTCGTCCCACTCAAGGATGATCATGAGTCGGATCTTCTTACCAAGGCGCTCATGGCTGTCATTGAGCTGGCTGAAGTTGCATCAAAGGCATTCAAGGGAGTCTTTGGCCCACTGGTGCAAATTTGCATACAGATGATCCAGGATAAAGAGCTGGATGACCAGGCCCGCCAGAATGCGCTTGAGCTCATGGCTACGTTTGCCGACTACAACCCAAAGATGTGCAAGCAGGACAAGAACTATATTAACGATATGGTGACGCAATGTCTTGCTCTCATGACGGATGTTGGTATCGACGACCACGATGCAGAGGAGTGGAATTCGCAAGAGGATGTCGACTTTGACGAGAGCGACTCGAACCACGTTGCGGGTGAGCAGACAATGGATCGCCTCGCGAACAAGATCGGCGGCAAGGACCTCCTCCCTCCAACCTTCACCTGGCTTCCGCGGATGCTGCAATCTGCTGCCTGGAGAGACAAGCACGCAGCGCTGATGTGCATATCTGCCATCTCGGAAGGTTGCGCCGACATCATGGAAGGCGAGCTTCAGCAGGTGCTGCAACTCCTCATGCCGACACTCACAGATGCTCACCCACGAGTCCGATGGGCTGCTTGCAACGCTCTTGGCCAAATGAGTACCGACTTCAAGGGCACCATGCAGACCAAGTACCACCAACTTGTGCTCCCAGCTCTCATCGAGACCTTGACTGCCCCCGAGCCAAGAGTCCAGTCGCACGCCGCTGCAGCTCTTGTCAACTTCTGCGAGGAAGCGGAGAAGGAGATCCTCGAGCCCTACCTGGACAGACTGCTCACCAACCTAATGCAGCTCTTGAGAAGTCCCAAGCGGTTCGTTCAGGAGCAGGCCCTGTCTACCATCGCCACTGTCGCCGACTCAGCTGAAAGCACATTCGGGAAGTGGTACCCCGAACTCATGCCAGCGCTCTTCTCGGTACTGCAAGAGCCGAACGAGAAGGAGAAGCGACTGCTCCGAGCCAAGGCCATGGAGTGCGCAACTCTTATCGCTCTTGCCGTTGGCAAGGAACGCATGGGTCAAGATGCTCTCAACCTCGTTCAGGTCCTGGGCAGCGTGCAGGCCAACATTGTTGACGACGACGACCCCCAAGAAAGCTATCTGCTACACTGCTGGGGACGAATGTGCCGAGTGCTAGGTCAGGACTTCGTGCCATATCTACCCACAGTCATGCCGCCACTCATGAAATTGGCGCAAGCCAAGGCGGACATTCAGTTACTGGACGACGAGGAGAACGTGGCCCAGATTGAGCAAGAGGAGGGTTGGGAGCTTGTGCCACTCAAAGGTAAATACATCGGCATCAAGACCAGCACACTCGACGACAAGTTCATGGCTATTGAGCTTATTACGGTCTACGCGTCGAACCTCGAGGCCGGCTTCGCACCATACGTTACGGAGATCATGGACAAGGTTGCGATCAGTGGCCTAGCTTTCTTCTTCCACGACCCAGTCCGTGTTGCTTCTGCAAAGGCCGTTCCACAGCTGCTCAACTCATTCAAGGTCGCGTATGGCGTCAACTCAGAACAATACCTCAACCTCTGGAAGATAACCATCGAGAAGATCCTTGAAGTTCTGGAGACAGAGCCAGCGATCGAGACTCTTGCCGAGATGTATCAGTGCTTCTACGAGGCTGTAGAGGTTTCTGGCAAGGACAGCCTTTCGAACGACCACATGGCGACGTTTATCACCTCGGCCGAGAGCGTGCTCAAGGACTACCAGCAACGAGTCAACGAGCGCGCTGAGGAAGCTAATGAACGCGAAGACGGCGAAGAGCCTGGCGAAGACTACGAATTCGCAGTTGAGGACGATCAAACTCTGCTTAGCGACATGAACAAAGCCTTCCACACCATCTTCAAGCACCAACAACAAAGCTTCCTCCCACACTGGGAGCGCCTGCTCAACTACTACGACCTCTTCGTCCACAGCCAAGACGCCACACAGCGACAATGGGCTCTTTGCATCCTCGATGATGTGCTCGAGTTCTGCGGTCCTGCTTCCTGGAACTACTACTCGTACATCGCTCAGCCTCTGGTCGACGGGATGCGGGACGACCAGGCTGCGAACCGACAAGCTGCTTGCTACGGTGTCGGCGTTGCTGCACATAAAGGTGGCGAGCCTTGGGCTGAGTTCGTTGCCGGCAGTCTCCCAATCCTCTTCGACGTGACACGAAGACCCAACGCACGATCCGACGACGACGCCTTCGCTACCGAAAACGCTTGCGCTAGTATCGCAAAAGTTCTGCATTTCAACCACAGCAAGGTGCAGAACGCTTCGGAGGTAGTCGCTGGCTGGATCGACACACTGCCGGCCACCAACGACGAGGAGGCTGCGCCCTACGCATATGCTTTCCTGGCGCAACTCATCGATGACCAGCAGCCTGCGGTGATGTCGAGAGCTGCTGACTGCTTCAAGTTCATTGCTCAGGCTCTGGAGGCAGAGACACTACAAGGACAGATGGCGCAGCGGATAGTGGCGGCTGGACGTAAGCTGATTGCTACTGCTGGGCTTAACGCTGATCAGCTGTTGAACGGTCTGCCGCCTGAGACGCAGCAGACTGTGCGGACGTTGTTTGGGTAG
- a CDS encoding Pyrrolopyrazine biosynthesis cluster protein F translates to MTPETDMTDNTTKAMAKPSQILLFSLPRSGCHLLEKMVFSKQENWKWCWHPYSNNAPQLYQWMQKDDLGLPADEDREKYVEVSKAAGETWRRDLEEAEENNQTLYVHNHAAFLVSPERLVQVLTKPAAAPPQDPKHNWTHAPSSLLLHPGTLPIFTVRNATLTIPSNYRATGTLYKGNTTANRRENIHMFWQRSLYGWFVANEVQPVVVDADDYMTSESFVRHLTASIGLDPERAIVRWEKVRFSGPTLLTLFDADKEQMSEEAKENMHRMLIQIQATLVGSEGIKPERAGRNLDLEAERRKWEEEFDADEVKMIRELVDVAMPEYEYLRERRLTCEQKVPMVDSRYCAGTLERAQHKWA, encoded by the exons ATGACACCTGAGACCGACATGACGGACAACACTACCAAAGCAATGGCGAAGCCATCCCAGATCTTGCTCTTTTCACTCCCACGGTCTGGATGCCACTTGCTGGAGAAGATGGTCTTCTCGAAGCAAGAGAATTGGAAATGGTGCTGGCATCCATATTCGAACAACGCGCCGCAGTTGTATCAGTGGATGCAGAAAGATGACCTCGGTCTACCAGCCGACGAGGATCGGGAGAAGTATGTTGAGGTGTCGAAAGCAGCTGGCGAGACGTGGAGACGTGATCTTGAGGAAGCTGAGGAGAAT AACCAAACCCTCTACGTCCACAACCACGCCGCCTTCCTCGTCTCCCCAGAACGGCTCGTCCAAGTTCTGACCAAGCCTGCTGCTGCACCTCCCCAAGACCCCAAACACAACTGGACCCACGCCCCctcctcccttctcctccaCCCCGGCACTCTCCCAATCTTCACAGTCCGCAACGCCACCCTGACCATCCCCTCCAACTATCGCGCCACCGGCACTCTCTACAAAGGCAACACAACCGCCAACCGCCGCGAAAACATCCACATGTTCTGGCAGCGAAGCTTGTACGGCTGGTTCGTAGCGAATGAGGTGCAGCCGGTAGTGGTTGATGCGGACGATTACATGACGTCGGAATCATTCGTGAGACATCTCACTGCGTCAATTGGGCTAGACCCCGAGAGGGCGATTGTGAGGTGGGAGAAGGTACGATTTTCGGGCCCGACTTTGTTGACATTGTTTGATGCTGACAAGGAACAGATGTCCGAGGAGGCGAAGGAGAACATGCACCGGATGCTGATTCAAATCCAAGCCACGCTTGTGGGTAGCGAGGGGATCAAGCCGGAGCGGGCAGGGAGGAACCTCGATCTTGAGGCGGAGAGGAGAAAGTGGGAGGAGGAATTTGATGCGGACGAGGTGAAGATGATCAGGGAGCTGGTGGATGTGGCGATGCCGGAGTATGAGTATTTGAGGGAGAGGAGGCTGACGTGTGAGCAGAAGGTCCCAATGGTGGACAGCCGGTACTGTGCTGGTACACTAGAGAGGGCGCAGCATAAGTGGGCATAA
- a CDS encoding Efflux pump FUB11 — translation MPGIFDAYDPPLGPFEKIIPWIAILAGLLFSIFTRSWDYWRLRQHKAADITPEDKLASFAFAAPSLAIGLWWFAWTVPDHEDTQAAVSWVVPAMSLVFIGWALNEFDMVLAGYLTDTYNAYSSSAFGAMNLVRCVLSSVFPLVAPKPYGSLGTHLAGTVLAAAATAFCLVPPIFLRYGAAIRGKSKVAVVSAVLNNEDQTMS, via the coding sequence ATGCCTGGCATCTTCGACGCCTATGACCCCCCACTAGGTCCTTTTGAAAAGATTATACCCTGGATTGCAATTCTCGCTGGCCTGTTGTTTAGCATCTTCACTCGTTCGTGGGACTATTGGAGGCTTCGACAACACAAAGCAGCAGACATCACGCCGGAAGATAAGCTCGCAAGCTTTGCCTTTGCCGCTCCGAGTTTGGCGATTGGACTCTGGTGGTTCGCGTGGACAGTGCCAGATCACGAGGATACGCAGGCTGCTGTATCGTGGGTGGTGCCTGCCATGAGCCTTGTGTTCATCGGCTGGGCATTGAACGAGTTCGACATGGTCCTCGCAGGCTACTTGACCGATACGTACAACGCGTATTCTTCGAGCGCGTTCGGAGCCATGAATCTGGTCCGCTGTGTCCTAAGCTCGGTATTTCCTCTCGTGGCTCCGAAGCCTTATGGAAGCTTGGGAACTCACTTGGCGGGAACAGTCCTGGCTGCCGCAGCGACAGCCTTCTGTCTGGTACCGCCGATCTTCCTAAGATATGGCGCTGCGATCAGAGGGAAGAGCAAAGTCGCGGTCGTGAGTGCAGTACTAAATAACGAGGATCAGACGATGTCATGA